The following are encoded in a window of bacterium genomic DNA:
- a CDS encoding DUF3796 domain-containing protein has translation MKNKDWYLGFLGFLGFLGMPGLLTQDWMDALWLLWFTWFLYFLKK, from the coding sequence ATGAAAAATAAAGACTGGTATTTGGGTTTCTTGGGCTTTCTGGGGTTTCTGGGCATGCCCGGACTTTTAACTCAAGACTGGATGGACGCCCTATGGCTTTTATGGTTTACCTGGTTTCTTTACTTTCTCAAAAAATAA